A genomic window from Flintibacter sp. KGMB00164 includes:
- a CDS encoding energy-coupling factor transporter transmembrane component T, giving the protein MEKMMAKLSDNLLDKFSMDFLRSQVLKNAYGNDDTVIAALDPRILLVWYLFFGLVPWFLNDIPLLLGCFTLVMATTVLARVAGLVLFLFALGVFSQTGYLFLVTLFFGGDASAIAPLLVLTLKVATISLASVTVFSGLDPDRLSNGLLWYGCPERLSFSISYSYRMLPMLMEEFQNVLLSYRLRGNPPAHDTLMGKVRYLIYQVKVIMHAFYPLMLNTAKRSRTTVEALELRGYRYAASSKAVKKIKLASLKVTYNDLLFLAVSFLWMTAALLASTLLS; this is encoded by the coding sequence ATGGAAAAAATGATGGCGAAGCTGTCCGACAACCTGCTGGACAAATTCTCTATGGACTTTCTCCGCAGCCAGGTGCTGAAAAACGCCTACGGCAACGACGACACCGTCATCGCTGCCCTGGACCCCCGCATCCTTCTGGTGTGGTATCTGTTCTTCGGCCTGGTACCCTGGTTTTTAAATGACATTCCCCTGCTGCTGGGCTGCTTCACTCTGGTGATGGCCACCACGGTACTGGCTCGGGTGGCCGGGCTGGTGCTGTTCCTCTTCGCGCTGGGTGTGTTCTCCCAGACGGGCTATCTGTTTCTGGTCACCCTCTTCTTTGGCGGTGACGCCTCCGCCATTGCCCCGCTGCTGGTGCTCACCCTGAAGGTGGCCACCATCTCTTTGGCCTCGGTGACGGTGTTCTCCGGCCTGGACCCCGACCGGCTGTCCAACGGCCTTTTGTGGTACGGCTGCCCCGAGCGGCTGAGCTTTTCCATCTCCTACTCCTACCGGATGCTGCCCATGCTGATGGAGGAATTTCAGAATGTGCTGCTGTCCTACCGCCTGCGGGGCAATCCTCCCGCCCATGACACCCTGATGGGCAAGGTGCGCTACCTCATCTATCAGGTCAAGGTCATCATGCACGCCTTCTACCCCCTGATGCTCAACACCGCCAAGCGCTCCCGCACCACCGTGGAGGCACTGGAGCTGCGGGGCTACCGCTACGCCGCCAGCAGCAAGGCGGTAAAAAAGATCAAGCTGGCCTCCCTGAAGGTCACCTACAACGACCTGCTGTTTCTGGCCGTCTCCTTTTTGTGGATGACGGCAGCCTTGCTGGCCTCCACCCTGCTGTCATAA
- a CDS encoding energy-coupling factor transporter ATPase — translation MNAVEIQDLTYTYPGAAQPTLKHISLTIPQGDFLAVVGNNGCGKSTLCKVLNGLIPHFITGSYQGSTKIHGLDTLQTDVGALARKVGYVYQDFENQIVRPTVLDDASYSCLNYAFSDYLERGKQALSQCGLEGREEEYVWQLSGGQTHLLALAGAVSLGPDILILDEPIAQLDPMHADRIYEVLRHLNQQGKTIIVIEHHTEYIADYCKHVLLMKDGQVQWMLPTGEALQRVEELEACNIFPPQVTQAAYRLKSEGSLAALDRLPTTVDEGKQAFASLSFHPAPPRSKPEPGEEAAVTFSNVELSYRSVKGEPRTVFQDLNLELHQGEKVALIGSNGAGKSTLMKLMVGLLRPKAGTVSLFGSPIGDKPAEELSRQVSLVYQNPEEMFIQDSIQADIAYAMRVRGEKNWQERTRQLLERFRLTELAQRDGRLMSGGQMRRASLAIGIALNPGILLLDEPTANLDIATRREILSVLTDMKDVIQTAVIATHDMQLVCQWADRVVVLCQGKVVADGPVDEIFSRQDVAKQVGIRPPEIFTMARSLNPNALCYTIDEFAACFQEVS, via the coding sequence ATGAACGCAGTCGAGATCCAAGACCTCACCTATACCTACCCCGGCGCCGCCCAGCCCACCCTGAAGCACATTTCCCTAACCATTCCACAAGGGGACTTCCTCGCAGTCGTTGGCAACAACGGCTGCGGGAAGTCCACCTTGTGTAAAGTCTTAAATGGATTGATTCCTCATTTTATTACAGGAAGCTATCAGGGGAGCACCAAAATCCACGGTCTGGACACACTGCAGACCGACGTTGGCGCTCTGGCCCGGAAGGTGGGCTACGTCTATCAGGACTTTGAAAATCAGATCGTGCGGCCCACCGTGTTGGACGATGCGTCCTACTCCTGCCTCAACTACGCCTTCTCCGACTACCTGGAGCGCGGAAAGCAGGCCCTGTCCCAGTGCGGACTGGAGGGCCGGGAGGAGGAGTATGTCTGGCAGCTGTCCGGCGGCCAGACCCACCTGCTGGCCCTGGCCGGTGCGGTATCTCTGGGGCCGGACATTCTCATTCTGGACGAGCCCATCGCCCAGCTGGACCCCATGCACGCCGACCGGATCTATGAGGTGCTGCGGCACCTTAACCAGCAGGGCAAGACCATCATCGTCATCGAGCACCACACCGAGTACATTGCCGATTACTGCAAGCATGTGCTGCTGATGAAGGACGGACAGGTGCAGTGGATGCTGCCCACCGGGGAAGCTTTGCAGCGGGTGGAGGAGCTGGAGGCCTGCAACATCTTCCCGCCCCAGGTCACCCAGGCGGCCTACCGCCTGAAAAGCGAGGGAAGCCTCGCCGCGCTGGACCGCCTGCCCACCACGGTGGATGAGGGCAAACAGGCCTTTGCCTCTCTGTCTTTTCATCCCGCTCCTCCCCGCTCCAAGCCGGAACCGGGAGAGGAGGCGGCTGTCACCTTCTCCAATGTGGAGCTCTCCTACCGCTCGGTCAAAGGAGAGCCCCGCACCGTCTTTCAGGATCTGAACCTGGAGCTTCATCAGGGAGAAAAGGTAGCCCTCATCGGCTCCAACGGGGCAGGCAAATCCACCCTGATGAAGCTGATGGTGGGCCTGCTGCGGCCCAAGGCCGGCACCGTCTCTCTGTTTGGCTCTCCCATCGGGGATAAGCCCGCCGAGGAGTTGTCCCGGCAGGTCTCTCTGGTCTATCAGAATCCCGAGGAGATGTTTATTCAGGACTCCATCCAGGCCGACATCGCCTACGCCATGCGCGTCCGTGGGGAGAAAAACTGGCAGGAGCGCACCCGGCAGTTGCTGGAGCGCTTCCGGCTTACCGAGCTGGCCCAGCGGGATGGGCGGCTCATGTCGGGCGGGCAGATGCGTCGGGCCAGTCTGGCCATCGGCATCGCCCTCAACCCCGGCATCCTGCTGCTGGATGAGCCCACCGCCAACCTGGACATTGCCACCCGGCGGGAGATCCTGTCTGTGCTCACCGACATGAAGGACGTGATCCAGACCGCCGTCATCGCTACCCACGATATGCAGCTGGTATGTCAGTGGGCTGACCGGGTGGTGGTTCTGTGCCAAGGCAAGGTGGTGGCCGACGGACCGGTGGACGAGATCTTTTCCCGTCAGGATGTGGCCAAGCAGGTGGGCATCCGCCCGCCGGAGATCTTCACCATGGCCCGCAGTCTCAATCCCAACGCGCTGTGCTACACCATTGACGAGTTTGCCGCATGTTTTCAGGAGGTGTCATAA
- a CDS encoding ethanolamine utilization protein EutH gives MEHWIMAAASVFFVLGGTDYILHNRFGLGAEFEKGILAAGRLLLCMAGFIVLAPVIAALLSPVISPIFRSVGWDPSVFAGLVFANDSGGSVLALEMADDPQMGRYSGLIIGAMMGTTVMFIIPLTIANTHGTKREAAIYGLLAGIITIPPGCLVGGVCAGFPLKQVAWNTVPVVIIALVLVIALIFFRQGVVAALSRLGEWILILSVIGLMIAGFQDLNGIELIPGMGKLDEVYSIVGNICVFLAGIFPLLAVIRRILTRPLLALGRILHVNEPSLTGFLLAFANGIPVCSMLEEMDDRGRMINVAFLVSASCLLGDHLAYTSQADAAMCVPVLVGKLVSGVLAVILSLVLAPKVLPQKT, from the coding sequence TTGGAACATTGGATCATGGCAGCTGCTTCGGTCTTTTTTGTTTTAGGAGGCACAGATTATATCTTGCATAACCGGTTTGGTTTGGGAGCGGAATTTGAAAAAGGGATTCTGGCCGCTGGCCGTCTTCTGTTATGTATGGCCGGGTTTATTGTACTTGCTCCGGTGATCGCCGCGCTTCTGTCTCCAGTTATATCGCCTATATTCCGCAGTGTCGGCTGGGATCCCAGTGTCTTTGCCGGACTGGTCTTTGCCAATGACTCCGGAGGTTCGGTCCTGGCCCTTGAGATGGCAGATGACCCTCAGATGGGGCGATACAGCGGACTGATCATCGGTGCTATGATGGGAACGACCGTCATGTTTATCATTCCGCTGACCATTGCAAATACCCACGGCACAAAACGGGAGGCTGCCATTTACGGGCTTCTGGCCGGTATTATCACTATCCCGCCCGGCTGCTTGGTGGGCGGGGTATGTGCCGGTTTTCCGCTTAAGCAAGTGGCTTGGAACACAGTGCCTGTGGTGATTATTGCGTTGGTGTTGGTGATCGCTTTGATTTTCTTCCGCCAAGGGGTAGTTGCTGCACTGTCCCGTTTAGGCGAATGGATCTTGATTTTGTCCGTCATAGGCCTGATGATTGCCGGATTCCAGGACCTAAACGGGATCGAACTAATACCCGGTATGGGGAAACTGGATGAGGTATACAGCATTGTGGGAAATATCTGCGTGTTTTTGGCGGGTATATTTCCACTGCTGGCGGTCATACGCCGGATCCTCACCCGTCCTTTGCTTGCACTGGGCCGTATTCTGCATGTCAATGAGCCATCGCTCACAGGATTTCTTCTGGCGTTTGCCAACGGTATTCCGGTTTGTTCCATGCTGGAGGAAATGGATGACAGGGGGCGCATGATCAACGTTGCATTTCTGGTCTCCGCTTCTTGTCTGCTTGGAGATCACCTAGCCTATACCAGCCAGGCTGATGCGGCAATGTGTGTTCCTGTTTTGGTGGGAAAACTGGTGTCAGGAGTGCTGGCAGTGATTTTATCACTTGTACTGGCACCTAAAGTATTGCCTCAGAAAACATAA
- a CDS encoding MurR/RpiR family transcriptional regulator: MQFSVDVGDLTRAEQKILEFINTNQDTFLYLSIGQLAQALDMSDATVSRFARHVGCRDYKALKALVMEQSAGPAAKMAGTLGREGGFSPTAWLEHQQLCLSKTAQQLDEAEFQRGVEAVSGARRIFIHGKNASASLAQMLHFRLRRLGLNVSLLPSGGSELLEGLAQAGEEDMVILFSFSKLSKEGRVLLEQSRRAGYRTLAFVSRTCMPLEERADISLFAYRGETKEYHSMAAPAALADALVVAVTERLGTQGVQALERLHQMKKDYGGRL, encoded by the coding sequence ATGCAGTTTTCTGTGGATGTCGGGGATCTGACCCGAGCCGAGCAAAAGATCCTGGAGTTTATCAACACCAACCAGGATACCTTCCTGTATTTATCCATCGGCCAGCTGGCCCAGGCTTTGGACATGTCCGATGCCACCGTGTCCCGGTTTGCCCGCCATGTGGGCTGCCGGGACTATAAGGCGTTAAAGGCCCTGGTGATGGAGCAGTCCGCAGGCCCGGCAGCCAAAATGGCGGGCACTCTGGGCCGGGAGGGCGGCTTCTCTCCCACTGCCTGGCTGGAGCACCAGCAGCTTTGTCTGAGCAAAACTGCCCAGCAGCTGGATGAGGCGGAGTTCCAGCGGGGCGTAGAGGCTGTGTCCGGAGCCCGCCGGATCTTCATCCACGGAAAAAACGCCTCTGCCTCCCTGGCTCAGATGCTCCACTTCCGCCTGCGTCGGCTGGGGCTGAATGTATCTTTGCTGCCCTCGGGAGGCTCCGAGCTGCTGGAGGGACTGGCCCAGGCGGGAGAGGAAGATATGGTAATCCTGTTCAGCTTCTCCAAGCTGTCCAAAGAGGGGCGGGTGCTGTTGGAGCAAAGCCGCCGCGCCGGTTACCGCACCCTGGCCTTTGTAAGCCGGACCTGCATGCCGCTGGAGGAGCGGGCCGACATCTCCCTGTTTGCCTACCGCGGGGAAACCAAGGAGTACCATTCCATGGCAGCCCCCGCCGCCCTGGCCGATGCGCTTGTGGTGGCGGTGACCGAGCGGCTGGGCACGCAGGGTGTCCAGGCGCTGGAGCGTCTGCATCAGATGAAAAAGGACTACGGAGGACGGCTGTAA
- a CDS encoding alanine/glycine:cation symporter family protein: MLETIAAAYSGFIGSISNYLYTYILIVLLVAGGIYFTVRTKFVQFRFLPESIRIVMQPSEDQNSISAFKTLMVSTASRVGTGNIAGISTAICLGGTGAVFWMWVTALLGSATAFVEGTLAQIYKKRAKDGSCYGGPAYYIEQALKQRWLGVLFAVVMILTYMVGFNLVASFNIADSLKAYSFYDPTLTPWIVGIVLAVVFLVCISGGGKQIANITAVLVPVMGVLYLAVTLFVVFTHISLIPAVFASIFRNAFNFQAIFGGFVGSALMQGIKRGLFSNEAGIGAAACAAGSAGVSHPAKQGLVQVLSVFIDTIVVCTATAMLLLCSGVDPTAEAAGMPFVQQAMAGTLGQFGVIFITVALFLFAFTTLLGNFYYAETGLSYLFNQAPSRTAVYVQRAIATVVVCLGATMQLTVVWDTADVLMGLMALINVPVIVLLLKPALRCLDDYIQQKKSGKNPEFKASSIGLKEKVDFWN; the protein is encoded by the coding sequence ATGTTAGAGACCATCGCAGCCGCATACAGCGGTTTCATCGGCAGCATCAGCAACTATCTCTATACCTACATTCTCATTGTCCTGCTGGTGGCTGGCGGCATCTACTTTACCGTGCGCACCAAGTTCGTCCAGTTCCGGTTCCTGCCCGAATCTATCCGCATCGTCATGCAGCCCAGCGAGGACCAGAACAGCATCTCCGCCTTCAAGACCCTGATGGTCTCCACCGCCTCCCGCGTGGGTACCGGCAACATCGCCGGCATCTCCACCGCCATCTGCCTGGGCGGCACCGGCGCGGTGTTCTGGATGTGGGTCACCGCCCTGCTGGGCAGCGCCACCGCCTTTGTGGAAGGTACTTTGGCTCAGATTTATAAGAAGCGTGCCAAGGACGGCAGCTGCTACGGCGGCCCCGCCTACTACATCGAGCAGGCTCTCAAGCAGCGCTGGCTGGGCGTTCTCTTCGCCGTGGTGATGATCCTCACCTACATGGTGGGCTTTAACCTGGTGGCATCCTTCAACATTGCCGACTCCCTGAAGGCTTACAGCTTCTATGATCCCACCCTCACCCCCTGGATCGTGGGCATCGTGCTGGCCGTGGTGTTCCTGGTGTGCATCAGCGGCGGCGGCAAGCAGATCGCCAACATTACCGCTGTGCTGGTGCCTGTGATGGGCGTGCTGTACCTGGCCGTCACCCTCTTTGTGGTCTTTACCCACATCTCCCTCATCCCCGCCGTGTTTGCCAGCATCTTCCGCAACGCCTTTAACTTCCAGGCCATCTTCGGCGGCTTTGTGGGTTCCGCTCTGATGCAGGGCATCAAGCGCGGCCTGTTCTCCAACGAGGCCGGCATCGGCGCCGCCGCCTGCGCCGCCGGTTCCGCCGGCGTGTCCCACCCCGCCAAGCAGGGCCTGGTCCAGGTTCTGTCCGTGTTCATCGACACCATCGTGGTCTGCACCGCTACCGCTATGCTGCTGCTGTGCTCCGGCGTGGATCCCACCGCGGAGGCCGCCGGCATGCCCTTCGTGCAGCAGGCCATGGCCGGAACTCTGGGTCAGTTCGGCGTAATTTTCATCACCGTGGCCCTGTTCCTCTTCGCCTTCACCACCCTGCTGGGCAACTTCTACTATGCAGAGACCGGCCTGTCTTACCTCTTCAACCAGGCTCCCTCCCGCACCGCCGTGTACGTCCAGCGGGCCATCGCCACCGTGGTGGTGTGCCTGGGCGCCACCATGCAGCTCACCGTGGTTTGGGATACCGCCGACGTGCTCATGGGTCTGATGGCTCTCATCAATGTGCCTGTCATCGTCCTGCTCCTCAAGCCCGCCCTGCGCTGCCTCGACGACTACATTCAGCAAAAGAAGTCCGGCAAGAATCCGGAGTTCAAGGCCTCTTCCATCGGCCTGAAGGAAAAGGTGGATTTCTGGAATTAA
- the ggt gene encoding gamma-glutamyltransferase: MPNRPYLGRMVDDTIAMYKPHVSGSAGAVSSNNPYATQAGLEIMKQGGNAFDAAVAISLVLGAVEPYHSGIGGGCFHVFYDKKNDQFHSVDARGVAPIHAYQDMFLDEKGDVDLNLTEFSGRSVAVPALYRAMDNLLKNYGTMTWAQVSAPAIKLCREGFACGFAYARISNTPEAEHNKACYEGFEELYLNNGNPRSYGEIVTNPDLADTMEAVAEHGVDWFYNGPVADEMVAQVNKYQGLLCKEDLSGCSPKERTPVRGTYRGHDIISMPPPSSGGSHIIQMLNILENFDLKGMGFHSADSTHVITETMKMMFADRSVAMGDPDFVDVNVDKIISKEYAKELAAKIDMGQAKEYAPTEGIEAKEYRGCTSNFTVMDAYGNVLSQTQTIRNWWGCGVVIPGRGFIMNNTMADFSPKVGVRTTQGLAYGMANAIRPGKTPLSSMSPSIVMKDGKPLLSVGAAGGPRIITSTLQLIINSIDYGMMMDSAVKTAHMCCLTKEQGLELEEGFSPDTIRILKERGHNIKETGDFGVLLVMPNGIRCEDGVFYPGGTSRVDGGGGVLTKDGTMAVDGLCFL; the protein is encoded by the coding sequence ATGCCCAATCGTCCCTACTTAGGCAGAATGGTAGACGATACCATCGCCATGTATAAGCCCCATGTCTCCGGCAGCGCCGGTGCAGTCAGTTCCAACAATCCCTATGCCACCCAGGCCGGCCTGGAAATCATGAAGCAGGGCGGTAATGCCTTTGACGCTGCGGTTGCCATCTCTCTGGTGCTCGGCGCTGTGGAACCCTATCACAGCGGTATTGGCGGTGGCTGCTTCCATGTATTCTATGATAAGAAGAATGACCAGTTCCACTCTGTAGACGCCCGTGGCGTGGCTCCTATCCACGCATATCAGGATATGTTCCTGGATGAGAAGGGCGATGTGGACTTGAATCTCACCGAGTTCTCCGGCCGTTCTGTGGCTGTCCCCGCACTGTATCGGGCCATGGACAACCTGCTGAAGAACTACGGTACTATGACTTGGGCGCAGGTCTCTGCCCCTGCCATCAAGCTTTGCCGGGAGGGCTTCGCCTGTGGCTTTGCCTATGCCCGCATCAGCAACACCCCTGAGGCGGAGCACAACAAGGCCTGCTACGAGGGCTTTGAGGAGCTCTACCTGAACAACGGAAATCCCCGCTCCTACGGCGAGATCGTCACCAACCCTGATCTGGCTGATACCATGGAAGCTGTGGCGGAACATGGAGTGGATTGGTTCTATAACGGCCCTGTGGCAGATGAAATGGTGGCACAGGTCAACAAGTATCAGGGGCTTCTGTGTAAAGAGGATCTGAGCGGCTGCTCTCCCAAGGAGCGCACTCCGGTGCGTGGCACCTATCGCGGCCATGACATTATCTCCATGCCTCCTCCCTCCTCCGGCGGCAGCCACATTATTCAGATGTTGAATATCCTGGAGAATTTTGATCTGAAGGGTATGGGGTTCCACTCCGCTGACAGCACCCATGTGATTACGGAAACTATGAAGATGATGTTTGCCGATCGGTCTGTGGCCATGGGCGACCCGGATTTTGTGGACGTCAATGTGGACAAGATCATCTCCAAAGAGTATGCCAAGGAGCTGGCGGCCAAGATCGATATGGGACAGGCCAAAGAGTATGCTCCCACGGAGGGGATTGAAGCCAAGGAGTACCGGGGCTGTACCTCCAACTTTACCGTAATGGATGCCTACGGTAACGTACTTTCCCAGACTCAGACCATCCGAAATTGGTGGGGCTGCGGCGTTGTGATTCCCGGCCGAGGCTTTATCATGAACAACACCATGGCTGACTTCAGTCCCAAGGTGGGCGTGCGTACCACCCAGGGCTTGGCGTACGGCATGGCCAACGCCATTCGTCCCGGCAAAACCCCGCTGTCCAGCATGTCCCCCTCCATTGTAATGAAGGACGGTAAGCCCCTGCTCAGCGTAGGCGCGGCAGGCGGTCCCCGTATTATCACCAGTACCCTCCAGCTTATCATCAACTCCATTGATTACGGTATGATGATGGACTCTGCGGTAAAGACTGCGCATATGTGCTGCTTGACCAAGGAGCAGGGTCTGGAGCTGGAAGAGGGATTCTCTCCCGACACGATCCGTATTCTGAAGGAGCGTGGTCACAACATTAAGGAAACTGGCGATTTTGGTGTCCTGTTGGTTATGCCCAACGGCATCCGCTGTGAGGACGGGGTGTTCTATCCCGGCGGAACCAGCCGCGTTGACGGCGGAGGCGGTGTCCTCACCAAAGATGGAACGATGGCTGTTGACGGTCTGTGCTTCCTGTAA
- a CDS encoding cell division protein FtsQ → MSTIQNRSATQSQKLMIFVLTMSLYGLATLFTELIPKFQVGLVEFSVEYFLFIPLTLAMLFDPLSAALGAATGELVFSEIMLGQFGGLGELEKFITVTIGVYIAGRMVKDPSNRVMVGVAAITGTAAQLLMGTIVDIAKVQFAVEDFEAVEGLPESVFATEGFAFCNDLLFSGILFCLLPTLYLVPKLYGKIEPLVGMQPRTPDSAVSGISPKAIVVCVIGFVCAVVAELAATAGMSLIDWEAEWAESGTALAAGMLVAAVLAVAVLLVMKKNGKAGAVG, encoded by the coding sequence ATGAGTACCATCCAAAATCGTTCTGCCACACAATCTCAGAAACTGATGATCTTTGTGCTGACCATGTCCCTGTACGGACTGGCCACGCTGTTTACCGAGCTGATCCCCAAGTTCCAGGTGGGACTGGTGGAGTTCTCGGTGGAGTACTTCCTGTTCATTCCCCTGACCCTGGCAATGCTCTTTGATCCCCTGTCCGCCGCTCTGGGCGCTGCCACCGGTGAGCTGGTGTTCAGCGAGATCATGCTGGGCCAGTTCGGCGGCCTGGGTGAGCTGGAGAAGTTCATTACCGTCACCATCGGCGTGTACATCGCCGGCCGTATGGTCAAGGACCCCTCCAATCGGGTCATGGTAGGCGTGGCCGCTATCACCGGCACCGCTGCCCAGCTGCTGATGGGCACCATCGTGGACATCGCCAAGGTCCAGTTTGCCGTGGAGGACTTCGAGGCGGTGGAGGGTCTGCCCGAGAGCGTCTTTGCCACCGAGGGCTTTGCCTTCTGCAACGATCTGCTCTTCTCCGGCATCCTGTTCTGCCTGCTGCCCACCCTGTACCTGGTGCCCAAGCTGTACGGCAAGATCGAGCCCCTGGTAGGCATGCAGCCCCGCACCCCGGACAGCGCCGTCTCCGGCATCAGCCCCAAGGCCATTGTGGTATGCGTGATCGGCTTTGTGTGTGCGGTCGTGGCTGAGCTGGCCGCTACCGCCGGCATGTCCCTCATCGACTGGGAGGCCGAGTGGGCCGAGAGCGGCACCGCCCTGGCTGCCGGTATGCTGGTGGCCGCCGTTCTGGCTGTGGCAGTCCTGCTGGTGATGAAGAAGAACGGCAAGGCCGGTGCGGTGGGATAA
- a CDS encoding PHP-associated domain-containing protein: MRLDFHTHGKLAKKLPFSTVYTDWLFDEARRAGLDALCLTEHFNTLQFSDLYGYLASKSRRVGDTLELPNGLRIFPGMETDVAEGGHILSVGPLEAILELNHQLEPYKGKGKFLPFEKLMDLFEQYPVLVGCGHPYRAPGHVPELPLEQLKRLNFLDLNGKDMALDRERTQRLTYDLGQTLNIPVVSGSDTHQAVQYGCIATCFEGTFDTVEEMHREIRAGRYEIQLADSAAFQVRTACLLKRSLKEIYALGGDYVAVLTKAVSA, from the coding sequence TTGCGTCTTGATTTTCATACCCACGGGAAGCTGGCCAAAAAGCTGCCCTTTTCCACCGTATACACCGACTGGCTCTTCGACGAGGCCCGGCGTGCCGGTCTGGACGCTCTCTGCCTCACCGAGCACTTCAACACCCTCCAGTTTTCCGACCTGTACGGTTATCTCGCCTCCAAGAGCCGCCGGGTGGGCGACACTCTGGAGCTCCCCAACGGCCTGCGCATCTTCCCCGGCATGGAGACCGATGTGGCCGAGGGAGGACACATCCTGTCGGTAGGTCCTCTGGAGGCCATTCTGGAGCTCAACCACCAGTTGGAGCCCTACAAGGGAAAGGGAAAATTCCTGCCCTTTGAAAAGCTCATGGACCTGTTTGAGCAGTATCCTGTCCTGGTGGGCTGCGGCCACCCCTACCGCGCTCCCGGCCATGTGCCGGAGCTGCCTTTGGAGCAGCTGAAGCGGCTGAACTTTCTGGACCTCAACGGCAAGGACATGGCGCTGGACCGGGAGCGCACCCAGCGTCTGACCTATGACCTGGGACAGACGCTGAACATCCCGGTGGTATCGGGCAGTGACACCCACCAGGCCGTGCAGTACGGCTGCATTGCTACCTGCTTTGAAGGTACCTTTGATACGGTAGAGGAGATGCACCGGGAGATACGGGCTGGCCGGTATGAGATCCAGCTGGCCGACAGCGCTGCCTTTCAGGTGCGCACCGCCTGCCTGCTCAAACGCTCTCTCAAGGAAATTTACGCCCTGGGCGGCGACTATGTGGCAGTACTGACCAAAGCGGTCTCTGCCTGA
- the glsA gene encoding glutaminase A: MIQTVLAQAVAAARPAAELGQTASYIPELSKVDKHQLGACVFTADGGRFSAGDTKVRFSIQSISKVISLAAALELCGFETVFAQVGMEPSGDAFNAMGKLEAAGSSPSNPMINAGAIAVDSYLEPKISFDKMLAFTRKLCMDPEIVLDEKVYHSEMSNISRNRAIAYLLENKGVIRSDVERTLDFYVRMCSLSVTAESLAGLGLLLAGGGICPATGERLLSPDTVRVVKTIMLTCGMYDGSGTFAVQVGIPSKSGVGGGILSVVDRRMGIGIFGPALDGKGNSVAGERVLRHLSQQLHLHIFDTDSQTD, translated from the coding sequence ATGATCCAGACCGTACTTGCCCAGGCAGTGGCCGCGGCCAGGCCTGCGGCGGAACTGGGACAGACTGCATCGTACATTCCGGAGCTGAGTAAGGTGGACAAGCACCAGCTGGGCGCCTGCGTCTTTACCGCGGACGGCGGGCGGTTCTCCGCAGGCGACACCAAGGTGCGCTTCAGCATCCAGAGTATCTCCAAGGTCATTAGCCTGGCCGCCGCCCTGGAGCTGTGCGGCTTTGAGACCGTATTTGCTCAGGTGGGCATGGAGCCCTCCGGGGACGCCTTCAACGCCATGGGCAAGCTGGAGGCGGCGGGCAGCTCCCCCAGCAATCCCATGATCAACGCCGGAGCCATCGCTGTGGACAGCTACCTGGAGCCCAAGATCTCCTTTGACAAAATGCTGGCCTTTACCCGAAAGCTGTGTATGGACCCGGAGATCGTTCTGGACGAGAAGGTCTACCACTCGGAGATGTCCAATATCTCCCGCAACCGGGCTATCGCCTACCTGCTGGAGAACAAGGGGGTCATCCGCAGCGATGTGGAGCGCACACTGGACTTTTATGTGCGCATGTGCTCTTTGAGCGTGACGGCGGAGAGTCTGGCAGGACTTGGCCTGCTGCTGGCCGGCGGCGGCATCTGCCCTGCCACCGGAGAGCGCCTGCTCTCCCCCGACACCGTCCGGGTAGTCAAGACCATCATGCTCACCTGCGGAATGTACGACGGCTCGGGCACCTTTGCCGTCCAGGTGGGCATCCCCTCCAAGAGCGGCGTTGGCGGCGGCATCCTGTCGGTGGTGGACCGGCGAATGGGCATCGGCATCTTCGGTCCTGCCCTGGACGGCAAGGGCAACAGCGTGGCCGGAGAGCGTGTGCTGCGCCATCTGTCCCAGCAGCTGCATCTGCACATCTTTGACACGGACAGCCAAACAGACTAA